A stretch of Henckelia pumila isolate YLH828 chromosome 4, ASM3356847v2, whole genome shotgun sequence DNA encodes these proteins:
- the LOC140863687 gene encoding F-box protein PP2-A12-like → MGLSFSFMDQNGGSAVDPSPEPGLGDLPESCVASVLVYLDPPQICRLSSLNRAFRGASYADFVWESKLPVNCDSVLQRVFGEEDGVFCEGSCKRDIYSRLCRPNSFDGGTKKVWLDKSTGKTFMSLSSNGLSITGIDDRRYWSRIPTEESRFQSVAYLQQIWWFQVDGEIEFPFPPGTYSLFFRLQLGRTHKRFGRRVCNSEHVHGWDKKPVRFHISTSEGQKATKQCYLTEPGKWIHYHAGNFVVPSSCRSMRVKFSMTQIDCTHTKGGLCVDSVLVYPVEYRERLQHF, encoded by the exons ATGGGTTTATCGTTTTCTTTCATGGATCAGAACGGGGGCTCGGCCGTGGACCCCTCGCCGGAGCCGGGGCTGGGGGACTTGCCGGAGAGCTGCGTGGCGTCGGTGCTGGTGTACCTAGACCCGCCGCAGATCTGCAGGCTCTCGAGCTTGAACAGGGCTTTCAGGGGGGCGTCGTACGCGGACTTTGTTTGGGAGTCCAAGCTGCCTGTGAATTGTGATTCTGTTTTGCAAAGGGTTTTTGGCGAGGAAGATGGTGTTTTTTGCGAGGGTTCGTGTAAAAGGGATATCTATTCCAGGCTTTGTAGGCCGAATTCTTTTGATGGTGGCACCAAG AAAGTGTGGTTGGATAAGTCCACAGGCAAGACTTTTATGTCATTATCGTCCAATGGATTGTCGATAACAGGGATTGATGACAGGAGATACTGGAGTCGGATTCCAACCGAAGAATCGAG GTTCCAGTCTGTTGCGTATCTCCAGCAAATATGGTGGTTCCAAGTCGATGGTGAGATCGAGTTCCCATTCCCACCCGGCACCTACAGCCTCTTTTTCCGTCTCCAACTGGGACGCACCCATAAGAGATTCGGAAGGCGTGTTTGCAACTCAGAACATGTGCACGGTTGGGACAAAAAACCTGTTCGATTCCATATCTCAACTTCCGAAGGCCAGAAGGCAACTAAACAATGTTACCTGACAGAGCCTGGAAAATGGATTCATTATCATGCTGGAAATTTCGTTGTCCCGAGTTCTTGCAGATCGATGAGAGTCAAGTTTTCAATGACTCAGATCGATTGTACGCACACGAAAGGCGGTCTTTGTGTAGATTCTGTACTTGTGTATCCTGTGGAGTATAGGGAAAGGTTGCAGCATTTTTAA